In Nymphaea colorata isolate Beijing-Zhang1983 chromosome 5, ASM883128v2, whole genome shotgun sequence, one genomic interval encodes:
- the LOC116254803 gene encoding probable LRR receptor-like serine/threonine-protein kinase At1g05700 translates to MAASSLLFSLCIGLQIFSGFADKLFLNIDCGTMGTRTDSRGMEWVGDDSYINAGSALPAVVQNNSDLYGQEINSLRYFPSQKKSCYVIPGVNRGRKHMVRASFFYGNYDGKSSPPSFHLQFDGNHWDSVTTSSNKSYYWEVIYAPKRENISVCVARKSPDQIPFISALEIREFEPGMYETDGEEDFLLWGQRKAFGSKVFVRYPDDSYDRYWHPSGEIDGTVTVARDNMSFIKNFTDIPGLALAHAITPASSNATTLTVPLYLEDDTYYYSFYFSEVLEAAYQNKSRSFDFLVDDEKLNDYGSIIPPYQSDEWMHYNHGGRRLTAGSNISLVNTPDASLPPILNAMELFKLKTGLADGTSRNDVNALKVLQGQYQQLQSWAGDPCLPAGSTWDWLNCNANDSPSVTELHLSGLSLIGTLPDFSGLTALEIIDLSNNSLNGQIPEFLGRFPFLKELNLADNKFTGSLPASLAGRKIKLNTGGNNLNESKPSPNKPSPPTREGRRSVKPIIIGVSVGSAVLLLLLVGYIVYACLRGQRPEQSPTNVVVVNNIENQTKQQTGWMQLVPNHGFTHEEIVKITCNFETIIAEGGSASVYYGCLNSGKKVAVKVLKDLHQRGPKEFVAEVKLLATVHHKNLVPFVGYCDEGMNMIVLYEYMQNGSLRGLLSGRKTTTTPLTWKKRLQIALDVAIGLEYLHSGCQPAIIHRDVKTTNILLNERLEAKLADFGISRADEKTQTSTGIAGTPGYIDPEYSETSILTKKSDVYSFGIVLFELICGHPAKFGTPEQYFHIVQWATSNIVSGEIDSIVDPRIKGQHKMNSMQKVVEVAIACTARSSAKRPHMCKILNDLNQAMEMEMEAGSEELEVSAIEVVITSESSTETSHPVPKSPRTSIRKSEA, encoded by the exons ATGGCAGCAAGCTCCCTCCTTTTTAGCTTATGCATTGGCCTCCAAATTTTCTCTGGATTTGCTGACAAAC TGTTCTTGAACATCGATTGTGGAACAATGGGTACGCGCACTGACAGCCGGGGCATGGAATGGGTCGGCGACGACAGTTATATCAATGCAGGGAGTGCTTTACCTGCCGTAGTGCAAAATAATAGTGATTTGTACGGACAAGAGATCAACAGCCTCCGATACTTTCCCTCCCAAAAGAAAAGCTGCTACGTGATCCCAGGCGTGAACAGGGGAAGGAAACAcatggttcgagcatccttctTCTACGGCAACTACGATGGGAAATCATCGCCGCCATCCTTCCATCTTCAATTTGATGGCAACCATTGGGACAGCGTGACAACTTCATCCAACAAGTCCTACTATTGGGAAGTAATATATGCACCCAAGAGAGAAAACATCAGCGTCTGTGTTGCTCGGAAATCGCCCGACCAAATTCCTTTCATCTCAGCTCTTGAAATTAGGGAATTTGAGCCGGGCATGTACGAGACGGATGGCGAAGAAGACTTTCTTCTATGGGGGCAGAGGAAAGCATTCGGATCGAAAGTCTTTGTTAG GTATCCTGATGATTCTTATGACCGTTATTGGCATCCAAGTGGTGAGATCGACGGCACCGTGACCGTGGCGAGAGATAACATGAGCTTCATAAAAAACTTCACGGATATTCCGGGATTGGCATTAGCCCACGCCATAACTCCAGCGTCGAGCAATGCTACGACTCTGACAGTCCCATTGTATTTGGAAGATGATACATATTACTACAGTTTCTATTTCTCCGAAGTGTTAGAGGCAGCTTACCAGAATAAGAGCAGGTCTTTCGATTTCCTTGTTGATGACGAAAAGCTTAACGACTACGGTTCTATAATCCCACCTTATCAGTCAGATGAGTGGATGCATTACAATCACGGTGGTCGGAGACTGACTGCTGGATCAAACATTTCCTTGGTCAATACACCAGATGCATCCCTTCCTCCCATCCTCAATGCCATGGAGCTTTTTAAACTCAAGACAGGACTAGCTGACGGAACTAGCAGAAATgatg TGAACGCTTTGAAGGTGTTGCAGGGTCAATATCAACAGCTTCAATCATGGGCAGGTGATCCATGCCTTCCTGCAGGGTCCACTTGGGATTGGCTCAACTGCAATGCTAACGATTCACCTAGCGTTACTGAACT TCACCTTAGCGGGTTGAGCTTGATCGGTACCCTTCCAGACTTCAGTGGCCTGACTGCGCTTGAGATAAT TGATCTCAGTAACAACAGCTTGAACGGTCAGATCCCAGAGTTCTTAGGGAGATTTCCTTTCTTGAAAGAGCT GAACCTAGCAGACAACAAATTCACCGGATCCCTACCGGCATCGTTGGCaggcagaaaaataaaactaaa TACAGGGGGAAACAACCTCAATGAATCCAAGCCAAGCCCAAACAAGCCAAGTCCACCCACAAGAGAAGGCAGAAGAAGTGTGAAGCCGATCATAATTGGAGTATCAGTCGGCTCAGCTGTCTTACTTCTATTGCTAGTTGGTTATATTGTTTATGCATGCCTTCGAGGCCAACGTCCTGAGCAATCACCTACTAATGTTGTGGTTGTGAATAATATAG AGAATCAGACGAAGCAACAGACTGGATGGATGCAGCTAGTGCCTAACCATGGATTCACCCATGAAGAGATTGTGAAGATCACATGTAACTTTGAAACCATTATTGCTGAAGGAGGATCAGCTTCTGTTTATTATGGGTGCCTTAATAGTGGCAAAAAAGTTGCAGTCAAAGTATTGAAAGATTTGCACCAACGAGGACCTAAAGAATTTGTTGCAGAG GTCAAGTTGTTAGCAACAGTGCATCACAAAAACCTTGTCCCATTTGTTGGATATTGTGATGAAGGAATGAACATGATTGTGCTCTACGAGTACATGCAGAATGGAAGCTTAAGAGGCCTCTTATCAG GCAGGAAAACCACAACAACACCCTTAACATGGAAGAAGCGGCTGCAAATAGCTTTGGATGTTGCAATAG GTTTGGAGTATCTACACTCAGGTTGCCAACCAGCCATCATTCATAGAGATGTAAAGACTACAAACATCCTTCTTAATGAACGACTAGAAGCCAAGCTAGCAGATTTTGGGATTTCTAGGGCTGATGAGAAGACTCAAACATCAACCGGGATTGCTGGCACCCCTGGATACATTGATCCGGA GTATTCCGAAACAAGCATTCTCACCAAAAAGAGTGATGTTTATAGCTTTGGTATTGTTCTTTTTGAGCTTATTTGCGGCCACCCAGCTAAATTCGGCACCCCCGAGCAGTACTTTCATATTGTTCAATGGGCGACATCAAATATTGTGAGTGGTGAAATAGATAGCATTGTTGACCCAAGGATTAAAGGGCAGCATAAAATGAATTCTATGCAAAAGGTTGTAGAGGTAGCAATCGCATGTACTGCACGGAGTTCTGCAAAGAGGCCACACATGTGTAAGATtctgaatgacttgaatcaggcaatggagatggagatggaggCTGGTTCCGAGGAGCTCGAAGTTTCAGCTATAGAAGTTGTGATTACTTCAGAGTCTTCAACTGAAACATCTCATCCTGTGCCCAAATCACCAAGGACATCCATTAGAAAGTCAGAAGCTTAA
- the LOC116254397 gene encoding probable leucine-rich repeat receptor-like protein kinase At2g28990, whose product MAASSLLLFSLCIGLQIFSGFADKLVLNIDCGATGTRSDSLGMKWVGDDGYINTGQTAKVNTDYQEYQTLRYFPSQKKSCYVIPGVATGRKHMVRASFFYGNYDGKSSPPSFDLQFDGNHWDRTSSDGPYHWEVIYAPKRDNISVCVAQTSPDQIPFISALVIREFKQGMYETDGTEDFLLTWRRTALGSENFVMYRDDPYDRYWHPSNSTIDGVINVTRDNMSFNNNFPDIPGLALAHAITPASSNATTLTVPSSETDLGDDTYYYNFYFYEVLEAAYQNKSRSFDFLVDGEKLNNNGSIIPPYQSSPLSQYNHVGRRLTAGSVISLVNTPDASLPPILNAMELFKLRTGLADGTSTNDVKALEELQGQYEQLQSWAGDPCLPAGSTWDWLNCSADNPPRITELHLTGSGLNGSLPDFSGLAALEIITNGNKLTEVNPSPLSNRKLMIVGVSVGMVILFLLLVGCVVNARPLSQHLRPSLNVVSENNAENHLKQQAGCIQLEQNHAFTYEEIVKITQDFEILIGNGGSGSVYYGCLNNGNEVAVKVLKDWQEQGSKEFVAEVKLLMTVNHKNLVSFIGFCDEGMNMIVLYEYMQNGSLKDILSRAELVTWKRRLQIALDVATGLDYLHSGCQPSIIHRDIKSTNILPNERLEAKVADFGISRAVEKTQISTMIVGTPGYIDPEYSEISILTKKSDVYSFGVVLFELMCGRRAIFDNIEEHCHIVEWARSKIVRGEVESIIDPRIKGQHKINSVWKVADIALACTARRSVERPNMDNILKDLNEAMEIETGYYAFDVTRTEVTTISMCSVETPISSANHPEHPIAR is encoded by the exons ATGGCAGCAAGCTCCCTGCTTCTTTTTAGCTTATGCATTGGTCTCCAAATTTTCTCTGGATTCGCTGATAAAC tGGTCTTGAACATCGATTGTGGAGCAACGGGTACGCGCAGTGACAGCCTGGGCATGAAATGGGTCGGCGACGACGGCTATATTAACACAGGCCAAACAGCGAAGGTTAATACAGACTACCAAGAATACCAGACCCTCCGTTACTTTCCCTCCCAAAAGAAAAGCTGCTACGTCATCCCAGGCGTGGCGACGGGAAGGAAACAcatggttcgagcatccttttTTTACGGTAACTACGATGGGAAGTCATCGCCGCCATCCTTCGATCTTCAATTTGATGGCAACCATTGGGACAGGACTTCATCGGACGGGCCCTACCATTGGGAAGTAATATATGCACCCAAGAGAGACAACATCAGCGTCTGTGTTGCTCAGACATCTCCCGACCAGATACCCTTCATCTCCGCCCTTGTAATTAGGGAATTTAAGCAGGGCATGTATGAAACGGATGGCACAGAAGACTTTCTTCTAACGTGGAGGAGGACAGCCTTGGGATCGGAAAACTTTGTAAT GTACCGTGATGATCCTTACGATCGTTACTGGCATCCATCAAATAGTACGATCGATGGCGTAATTAATGTAACGAGAGACAACATGAGCTTCAACAATAACTTCCCGGATATTCCGGGACTGGCATTAGCCCACGCCATAACACCAGCGTCCAGCAATGCCACGACTCTGACAGTCCCATCGTCGGAGACGGACCTGGGTGATGATACATATTACTACAATTTCTATTTCTACGAAGTGTTAGAGGCAGCTTACCAAAATAAGAGCAGGTCTTTCGATTTCCTTGTTGATGGCGAAAAACTTAACAACAACGGTTCTATAATCCCACCTTATCAGTCATCTCCGTTGTCTCAGTACAATCACGTCGGTCGGAGACTGACTGCTGGATCGGTCATTTCCTTGGTCAACACACCAGATGCTTCCCTTCCTCCCATCCTCAACGCCATGGAGCTTTTTAAACTCAGGACAGGACTTGCTGACGGAACTAGCACAAACgatg TGAAGGCGTTGGAGGAGTTACAAGGTCAATATGAACAGCTTCAGTCATGGGCAGGTGATCCATGCCTTCCAGCAGGGTCCACTTGGGATTGGCTCAACTGCAGTGCTGACAATCCACCACGCATTACTGAACT GCACCTTACCGGATCAGGCTTGAACGGCAGCCTTCCAGACTTCAGCGGCTTGGCTGCACTTGAGATAAT TACAAATGGGAACAAGCTCACTGAAGTCAATCCAAGTCCACTCTCAAATAGGAAGCTGATGATTGTTGGAGTATCAGTTGGCATGGTTATCTTATTTCTATTGCTAGTTGGTTGTGTTGTCAATGCACGCCCTCTAAGCCAACATCTTAGGCCATCACTCAATGTTGTGTCTGAGAATAATGCAG AGAACCATCTCAAGCAACAAGCTGGTTGCATTCAATTGGAGCAAAATCATGCATTCACCTATGAAGAGATTGTCAAGATTACACAAGACTTTGAAATCCTTATTGGTAATGGAGGATCTGGTTCTGTTTATTATGGATGCCTTAATAATGGCAATGAAGTTGCAGTCAAGGTATTGAAAGATTGGCAAGAACAAGGATCTAAAGAATTTGTCGCAGAG GTCAAGTTGTTAATGACAGTGAATCACAAAAACCTTGTATCATTTATTGGATTTTGTGATGAAGGCATGAATATGATTGTACTCTATGAGTACATGCAGAATGGAAGCTTGAAAGACATCTTATCAA gAGCAGAACTTGTAACATGGAAGAGGCGGCTGCAAATAGCGTTGGATGTTGCAACAG GTTTGGATTATCTACACTCAGGTTGCCAACCCTCCATAATTCATAGAGACATAAAAAGCACAAACATACTTCCTAATGAACGATTAGAAGCCAAGGTAGCAGACTTTGGAATTTCCAGGGCTGTGGAGAAGACTCAAATATCAACCATGATTGTTGGTACACCTGGATATATTGATCCTGa GTACTCAGAAATAAGCATTCTTACAAAAAAAAGTGACGTTTACAGCTTTGGTGTGGTTCTTTTTGAGCTTATGTGCGGTCGGAGAGCCATATTTGACAATATTGAGGAGCACTGTCATATAGTTGAATGGGCAAGATCAAAGATTGTGAGGGGTGAAGTAGAGAGCATTATTGACCCAAGGATTAAAGGGCAGCACAAAATAAATTCTGTGTGGAAGGTAGCAGATATAGCATTAGCATGTACTGCACGAAGGTCTGTTGAGCGGCCAAACATGGATAATATTCTAAAGGACTTGAATGAGGCGATGGAGATCGAGACTGGTTATTATGCTTTTGATGTTACAAGGACAGAAGTGACGACCATTTCAATGTGTTCTGTTGAAACACCTATTTCAAGTGCAAATCATCCAGAACATCCTATAGCAAGGTAG